The Coffea arabica cultivar ET-39 chromosome 3c, Coffea Arabica ET-39 HiFi, whole genome shotgun sequence genome contains a region encoding:
- the LOC113734236 gene encoding uncharacterized protein isoform X1 yields the protein MEKYNDQPFKVGQLVEARSFMKGYRGAWFRCKIVDTKRKDGHINYGLRYLDFPDEKDKPIRLYQLPPVGHKRRSGVERELMLRPPFPPIYHEGQLPPANETSEVIVITEAIWNVGDLVDWWKDQCFWSGKVTQILGNEEAMVELTPPPMGEGSSYKASLIDLRPSLDWSLEDGWKLPAPKDGANHRQCARLVCPVNQSGGRLAFEMPVQGEGTTDGEVACGLSSAQSLSSHGAARSLPASEKTKTCGASEMLKESESFPKEVVGAQEENVNLVPGDSGSRKLSCSDGTCPHARDGSAEAAGLSLGEDLSDSSSPQKKLRNIVGLPLNSTRSDTLDALILDLEELANKIKWLKIILKRGYPLSNAVDTSWMFVEHRVPSMPW from the exons ATGGAGAAGTACAACGACCAACCTTTTAAAGTTGGGCAACTAGTTGAGGCAAGATCCTTCATGAAGGGTTATCGAGGCGCGTGGTTTCGTTGCAAG ATAGTAGATACAAAAAGGAAAGATGGGCACATCAATTATGGATTGCGTTACCTTGATTTTCCAGATGAAA AGGATAAACCGATAAGATTATATCAACTACCTCCAGTTGGACATAAGAGAAGAAGTGGGGTTGAAAGAGAGTTGATGCTGCGGCCTCCATTTCCACCTATCTACCATGAGGGTCAATTGCCTCCTGCCAATGAAACTTCAGAAGTCATAGTTATTACTGAAGCTATTTGGAATGTGGGTGATCTTGTCGATTGGTGGAAGGATCAATGTTTTTGGTCTGGAAAAGTTACGCAAATACTAGGCAATGAAGAAGCCATG GTCGAGTTGACCCCACCGCCTATGGGTGAAGGTTCCTCATATAAAGCGTCTCTGATTGATCTACGCCCATCTTTAGATTGGTCACTGGAAGATGGTTGGAAATTGCCTGCTCCTAAG GATGGTGCAAACCATCGTCAATGTGCACGACTTGTTTGTCCAGTGAATCAGT CAGGTGGTAGGTTGGCATTTGAAATGCCTGTACAGGGTGAAGGAACAACAGATGGTGAGGTTGCATGTGGGTTATCATCTGCTCAATCTCTTTCTTCTCATGGTGCCGCAAGGTCATTGCCAGCCTCAGAAAAGACGAAGACCTGTGGGGCAAGTGAGATGCTGAAAGAATCTGAGAGTTTTCCAAAGGAGGTGGTGGGCGCACAAGAAGAAAATGTGAACTTGGTACCAGGGGATAGTGgctctaggaaattaagttGTTCAGATGGTACTTGTCCTCATGCTAGAGATGGTTCAGCTGAAGCTGCAGGTCTATCTCTTGGAGAAGACTTGTCTGATTCTAGTTCTCCACAGAAGAAGCTGAGAAACATTGTTGGGCTTCCTTTAAACTCCACCAGGTCTGACACCCTAGATgctctaattttggatttggaagagcttgcaaacaaaattaaatggctcaaaatcatcttaaaaagaGGATACCCTTTGTCCAATGCTGTGGACACTTCATGGATGTTTGTTGAGCACCGTGTGCCTTCAATGCCTTGGTGA
- the LOC113734236 gene encoding uncharacterized protein isoform X2 translates to MEKYNDQPFKVGQLVEARSFMKGYRGAWFRCKIVDTKRKDGHINYGLRYLDFPDEKDKPIRLYQLPPVGHKRRSGVERELMLRPPFPPIYHEGQLPPANETSEVIVITEAIWNVGDLVDWWKDQCFWSGKVTQILGNEEAMVELTPPPMGEGSSYKASLIDLRPSLDWSLEDGWKLPAPKDGANHRQCARLVCPVNQCGRLAFEMPVQGEGTTDGEVACGLSSAQSLSSHGAARSLPASEKTKTCGASEMLKESESFPKEVVGAQEENVNLVPGDSGSRKLSCSDGTCPHARDGSAEAAGLSLGEDLSDSSSPQKKLRNIVGLPLNSTRSDTLDALILDLEELANKIKWLKIILKRGYPLSNAVDTSWMFVEHRVPSMPW, encoded by the exons ATGGAGAAGTACAACGACCAACCTTTTAAAGTTGGGCAACTAGTTGAGGCAAGATCCTTCATGAAGGGTTATCGAGGCGCGTGGTTTCGTTGCAAG ATAGTAGATACAAAAAGGAAAGATGGGCACATCAATTATGGATTGCGTTACCTTGATTTTCCAGATGAAA AGGATAAACCGATAAGATTATATCAACTACCTCCAGTTGGACATAAGAGAAGAAGTGGGGTTGAAAGAGAGTTGATGCTGCGGCCTCCATTTCCACCTATCTACCATGAGGGTCAATTGCCTCCTGCCAATGAAACTTCAGAAGTCATAGTTATTACTGAAGCTATTTGGAATGTGGGTGATCTTGTCGATTGGTGGAAGGATCAATGTTTTTGGTCTGGAAAAGTTACGCAAATACTAGGCAATGAAGAAGCCATG GTCGAGTTGACCCCACCGCCTATGGGTGAAGGTTCCTCATATAAAGCGTCTCTGATTGATCTACGCCCATCTTTAGATTGGTCACTGGAAGATGGTTGGAAATTGCCTGCTCCTAAG GATGGTGCAAACCATCGTCAATGTGCACGACTTGTTTGTCCAGTGAATCAGT GTGGTAGGTTGGCATTTGAAATGCCTGTACAGGGTGAAGGAACAACAGATGGTGAGGTTGCATGTGGGTTATCATCTGCTCAATCTCTTTCTTCTCATGGTGCCGCAAGGTCATTGCCAGCCTCAGAAAAGACGAAGACCTGTGGGGCAAGTGAGATGCTGAAAGAATCTGAGAGTTTTCCAAAGGAGGTGGTGGGCGCACAAGAAGAAAATGTGAACTTGGTACCAGGGGATAGTGgctctaggaaattaagttGTTCAGATGGTACTTGTCCTCATGCTAGAGATGGTTCAGCTGAAGCTGCAGGTCTATCTCTTGGAGAAGACTTGTCTGATTCTAGTTCTCCACAGAAGAAGCTGAGAAACATTGTTGGGCTTCCTTTAAACTCCACCAGGTCTGACACCCTAGATgctctaattttggatttggaagagcttgcaaacaaaattaaatggctcaaaatcatcttaaaaagaGGATACCCTTTGTCCAATGCTGTGGACACTTCATGGATGTTTGTTGAGCACCGTGTGCCTTCAATGCCTTGGTGA